The proteins below come from a single Oncorhynchus keta strain PuntledgeMale-10-30-2019 chromosome 32, Oket_V2, whole genome shotgun sequence genomic window:
- the LOC118380663 gene encoding interferon a3-like isoform X3 produces the protein MPQHHTRPEDNIKWFMQSVCQCCDWIQHHFGHLSAEYLSQLEQMGGDITKQNAPVLFPTSLYRHIYDAEFEDKVRFLNETIYQIIKLFDGNRNRKSVTWDKKHLDDFLNILERQFENLSSCVSPAVKPEKRLKRYFRNLNRKVLRKMNYSAEAWELIRKETKRHLQRLDILVGQMY, from the exons TATGCAGAGCGTGTGTCAGTGCTGTGACTGGATCCAACACCACTTCGGTCACTTGAGCGCAGAATACCTTTCCCAGCTGGAGCAGATG GGAGGAGATATCACAAAGCAGAATGCCCCTGTCCTTTTCCCAACATCACTTTACAGACACATATATGATGCCGAG TTTGAGGACAAAGTCAGATTCCTGAACGAGACCATCTATCAAATCATAAAACTGTTTGATGGGAATAGGAATAGGAAGTCAGTCACCTGGGACAAGAAACACCTGGACGATTTCCTCAACATTCTCGAACGCCAATTTGAGAACCTTAGTTCCTGT GTATCACCTGCCGTGAAACCTGAGAAGAGACTGAAACGGTACTTCAGGAATTTGAATAGAAAAGTTCTGAGAAAAATG AACTACAGTGCAGAGGCGTGGGAGCTCATCAGGAAAGAGACAAAACGTCATCTGCAAAGATTGGATATCCTTGTGGGACAGATGTACTGA
- the LOC118380663 gene encoding interferon a3-like isoform X1, with protein MCTMQSWTCLFLILCSMQSVCQCCDWIQHHFGHLSAEYLSQLEQMGGDITKQNAPVLFPTSLYRHIYDAEFEDKVRFLNETIYQIIKLFDGNRNRKSVTWDKKHLDDFLNILERQFENLSSCVSPAVKPEKRLKRYFRNLNRKVLRKMNYSAEAWELIRKETKRHLQRLDILVGQMY; from the exons ATGTGTACAATGCAGAGTTGGACGTGTCTTTTTCTTATTCTTTGCAGTATGCAGAGCGTGTGTCAGTGCTGTGACTGGATCCAACACCACTTCGGTCACTTGAGCGCAGAATACCTTTCCCAGCTGGAGCAGATG GGAGGAGATATCACAAAGCAGAATGCCCCTGTCCTTTTCCCAACATCACTTTACAGACACATATATGATGCCGAG TTTGAGGACAAAGTCAGATTCCTGAACGAGACCATCTATCAAATCATAAAACTGTTTGATGGGAATAGGAATAGGAAGTCAGTCACCTGGGACAAGAAACACCTGGACGATTTCCTCAACATTCTCGAACGCCAATTTGAGAACCTTAGTTCCTGT GTATCACCTGCCGTGAAACCTGAGAAGAGACTGAAACGGTACTTCAGGAATTTGAATAGAAAAGTTCTGAGAAAAATG AACTACAGTGCAGAGGCGTGGGAGCTCATCAGGAAAGAGACAAAACGTCATCTGCAAAGATTGGATATCCTTGTGGGACAGATGTACTGA
- the LOC118380663 gene encoding interferon a3-like isoform X2: MPQHHTRPEDNIKWFMQSVCQCCDWIQHHFGHLSAEYLSQLEQMGGDITKQNAPVLFPTSLYRHIYDAEFEDKVRFLNETIYQIIKLFDGNRNRKSVTWDKKHLDDFLNILERQFENLSSCVSPAVKPEKRLKRYFRNLNRKVLRKMNYSAEAWELIRKETKRHLQRLDILVGQMY; encoded by the exons ATGCCCCAACACCACACCCGACCTGAAGACAATATAAAATGGTT TATGCAGAGCGTGTGTCAGTGCTGTGACTGGATCCAACACCACTTCGGTCACTTGAGCGCAGAATACCTTTCCCAGCTGGAGCAGATG GGAGGAGATATCACAAAGCAGAATGCCCCTGTCCTTTTCCCAACATCACTTTACAGACACATATATGATGCCGAG TTTGAGGACAAAGTCAGATTCCTGAACGAGACCATCTATCAAATCATAAAACTGTTTGATGGGAATAGGAATAGGAAGTCAGTCACCTGGGACAAGAAACACCTGGACGATTTCCTCAACATTCTCGAACGCCAATTTGAGAACCTTAGTTCCTGT GTATCACCTGCCGTGAAACCTGAGAAGAGACTGAAACGGTACTTCAGGAATTTGAATAGAAAAGTTCTGAGAAAAATG AACTACAGTGCAGAGGCGTGGGAGCTCATCAGGAAAGAGACAAAACGTCATCTGCAAAGATTGGATATCCTTGTGGGACAGATGTACTGA
- the LOC118365758 gene encoding interferon alpha-6-like: MAIQTITWMSAFLCLVQVFSMPMPCQLQGQLVRTTHNLLRDMGGHFPLECLQENVFMAFPATSFATSGAPQLSSSAAKAIYETLKNIDTLFGTDELPKMWDQQKLEYFQNIIYRQIEESECMSSVDTSDYPIRAEGLKTYFGNIAAVLKEKNFSYCAWEVVRKELLYTLEFILKHTSDSLLWSNRTGI, translated from the exons ATGGCAATTCAGACTATCACTTGGATGAGCGCCTTCCTCTGCCTCGTGCAAGTGTTCTCGATGCCCATGCCTTGCCAGCTACAAGGACAGCTGGTGCGAACAACCCACAACCTACTGAGAGACAtg GGGGGTCATTTTCCTCTGGAGTGCCTGCAAGAGAATGTCTTCATGGCATTCCCAGCCACCTCATTTGCAACCTCCGGGGCGCCACAG TTGAGCAGCAGTGCTGCTAAGGCTATTTACGAGACATTGAAGAACATCGACACATTGTTCGGAACTGACGAACTGCCGAAAATGTGGGACCAACAGAAGTTGGAGTATTTTCAGAACATTATCTACCGTCAGATTGAAGAGAGCGAGTGT ATGAGCAGTGTGGATACAAGTGATTATCCCATCAGGGCAGAGGGCCTGAAGACATACTTTGGGAACATTGCAGCAGTTTTAAAAGAAAAG AATTTCAGTTACTGCGCCTGGGAAGTGGTTCGAAAAGAGCTCCTGTACACCCTTGAATTCATTCTGAAACACACCTCTGACAGCCTTCTGTGGTCCAACAGAACAGGAATTTGA
- the LOC127914471 gene encoding interferon beta-like, protein MAIQTITWMSAFLCLVQVFSMPMPCQLQGQLVRTTHNLLRDMGGHFPLECLQENVFMAFPATSFATSGAPQLSSSAAKAIYETLKNIDTLFGTDELPTMWDQQKLEYFQNIIYRQIEESECMSSVDTSDYPIRAEGLKTYFGNIAAVLKEKNFSYCAWEVVRKELLYTLEFILKHTSDSLLWSNRT, encoded by the exons ATGGCAATTCAGACTATCACTTGGATGAGCGCCTTCCTCTGCCTCGTGCAAGTGTTCTCGATGCCCATGCCTTGCCAGCTACAAGGACAGCTGGTGCGAACAACCCACAACCTACTGAGAGACAtg GGGGGTCATTTTCCTCTGGAGTGCCTGCAAGAGAATGTCTTCATGGCATTCCCAGCCACCTCATTTGCAACCTCCGGGGCGCCACAG TTGAGCAGCAGTGCTGCTAAGGCTATTTACGAGACATTGAAGAACATCGACACATTGTTCGGAACTGACGAACTGCCGACAATGTGGGACCAACAGAAGTTGGAGTATTTTCAGAACATTATCTACCGTCAGATTGAAGAGAGCGAGTGT ATGAGCAGTGTGGATACAAGTGATTATCCCATCAGGGCAGAGGGCCTGAAGACATACTTTGGGAACATTGCAGCAGTTTTAAAAGAAAAG AATTTCAGTTACTGCGCCTGGGAAGTGGTTCGAAAAGAGCTCCTGTACACCCTTGAATTCATTCTGAAACACACCTCTGACAGCCTTCTGTGGTCCAACAGAACATGA
- the LOC118380663 gene encoding interferon a3-like isoform X4, with protein MQSVCQCCDWIQHHFGHLSAEYLSQLEQMGGDITKQNAPVLFPTSLYRHIYDAEFEDKVRFLNETIYQIIKLFDGNRNRKSVTWDKKHLDDFLNILERQFENLSSCVSPAVKPEKRLKRYFRNLNRKVLRKMNYSAEAWELIRKETKRHLQRLDILVGQMY; from the exons ATGCAGAGCGTGTGTCAGTGCTGTGACTGGATCCAACACCACTTCGGTCACTTGAGCGCAGAATACCTTTCCCAGCTGGAGCAGATG GGAGGAGATATCACAAAGCAGAATGCCCCTGTCCTTTTCCCAACATCACTTTACAGACACATATATGATGCCGAG TTTGAGGACAAAGTCAGATTCCTGAACGAGACCATCTATCAAATCATAAAACTGTTTGATGGGAATAGGAATAGGAAGTCAGTCACCTGGGACAAGAAACACCTGGACGATTTCCTCAACATTCTCGAACGCCAATTTGAGAACCTTAGTTCCTGT GTATCACCTGCCGTGAAACCTGAGAAGAGACTGAAACGGTACTTCAGGAATTTGAATAGAAAAGTTCTGAGAAAAATG AACTACAGTGCAGAGGCGTGGGAGCTCATCAGGAAAGAGACAAAACGTCATCTGCAAAGATTGGATATCCTTGTGGGACAGATGTACTGA
- the LOC118380664 gene encoding interferon a3-like codes for MSSISLWMCLVLMICTWHKTIGCIWMKTPPRSPSMFQVFSNNTITMLQKMGHNVSGEPHITFPDKQYRQVDHLKADEQIAFISQTLNAIKKLYSSGKYESTSSNQKAFDKFMNDLYSQTSELDQCVKVMKTRLSKSVKSVNKKMSLYFKFLVNDLKLAEYSASGWEDIRSVVLAHLQRLDMTLSSQ; via the exons ATGAGTTCAATCAGCCTTTGGATGTGCTTGGTCCTGATGATTTGCACCTGGCATAAAACCATCGGATGCATTTGGATGAAGACACCTCCTCGGTCTCCGAGCATGTTCCAAGTGTTCAGCAACAACACCATAACTATGCTTCAGAAAATG GGTCATAATGTCTCTGGGGAACCTCACATCACTTTCCCTGACAAGCAATACAGACAAGTCGATCATTTAAAG GCTGACGAACAGATTGCCTTCATTTCGCAAACTCTGAATGCTATAAAGAAATTGTACAGCAGTGGTAAATACGAGTCCACCTCCTCTAACCAGAAAGCATTTGACAAGTTTATGAATGATCTCTATAGCCAGACCTCGGAGCTGGACCAATGC GTAAAGGTTATGAAAACTAGACTATCAAAATCTGTCAAAAGTGTGAACAAAAAGATGAGCCTTTACTTCAAATTCCTTGTGAATGATTTGAAACTCGCG GAATACAGCGCAAGCGGCTGGGAAGACATAAGGTCAGTGGTGCTGGCACACCTACAAAGACTAGACATGACATTAAGTAGTCAATGA